The proteins below come from a single Onychomys torridus chromosome 18, mOncTor1.1, whole genome shotgun sequence genomic window:
- the Adgrf4 gene encoding adhesion G protein-coupled receptor F4, with the protein MKLPVTIVCCLMFFLTTECFNLKPPKDKDELQIPPSKPIQDKCNGSCISPSSCNQSCDQNFHGEIVFTCNQNKWKKTIETCTSLSVDNLFQGMNPASSLSVASSSIVPMNLVSNTMVSVPTGNAVQRIHKSCPKDYVCIVNAVKSSKVTSGNIAFIVELLKNISASLQTYNGVYGNVTREKMKNYGKMANHILNKTAISNWTFIPNKNASSDLLESVNFFAKRLQLHGESENIVNEPFIQSKGARISYSASEDSFNLSMPVHNDKEDVLVMIAIPRQALHEPLSDTSQVIAIAFPTLGTILKEVHGPNTNLSKPVSGLILSLVLPEGLKEVILTFEKINKSQSTSIQCVRWHSEKRQWDESPCNTVWDTNGVVNCLCNYSRASMSFSLLMSSRPVKDKVLNYITFIGLSVSIFSLVVCLAIEAVVWSRVVITEISYMRHVCIVNIAVSLLTANVWFIIGSNANVQEDHKWCVAVTFFSHFFFLSLFFWMLFKALLIVYGILVVFRRMVKSRMMAIGFVVGYGCPLVIAVITVTVTEPGEGYIRKDACWLNWNQTKALLAFAIPALAIVAVNFFVVLAVAVNTQRPLIGSSKSQDMAIVIRISKNVAILTPLLGLTWGFGLATLLEGTHLVFHVIFALLNAFQGFFILLFGTIMDHKIRDALRMRVSSMKGKSRAVEKASLSPANGSKVLNR; encoded by the exons ATGAAGCTCCCGGTCACCATTGTTTGCTGTCTAATGTTTTTCCTGACCACAGAATGCTTTAACTTGAAACCCCCAAAA gataaaGATGAACTTCAAATCCCTCCATCGAAGCCTATACAAG ATAAATGCAACGGATCTTGCATCTCGCCTTCCAGCTGTAACCAGAGCTGTGATCAGAATTTCCATGGAGAAATAGTATTCACTTGTAatcaaaacaaatggaaaaaaacaatagaaacatGCACAAGCCTCTCTGTGGACAACCTATTTCAG GGCATGAATCCTGCATCTAGTCTTTCTGTGGCATCGTCCTCTATTGTTCCCATGAACTTAGTAAGCAACACGATGGTATCAGTCCCTACTGGGAACGCAGTTCAGAGAATCCACAAGTCCTGCCCCAAGGACTACGTCTGCATAGTTAATGCTGTGAAATCCTCTAAAGTTACATCTGGAAATATTGCATTCATAGTAGAACTATTAAAAAACATCTCTGCAAGCTTGCAGACCTATAACGGAGTATATGGCAATGTGACTCGCGAGAAAATGAAg AACTATGGAAAAATGGCCAACCACATCCTTAACAAGACTGCCATTTCAAATTGGACTTTCATTCCTAATAAAAACGCCAGCTCAGATTTGCTGGAGTCAGTGAACTTCTTTGCCAAGAGACTCCAACTCCATGGTGAATCTGAGAACATTGTAAACGAACCCTTCATTCAATCAAAAGGTGCTCGCATCTCTTACAGTGCCTCAGAGGACAGTTTCAACCTCTCCATGCCTGTGCACAATGACAAAGAAGATGTCTTAGTAATGATAGCAATTCCCAGACAAGCACTACATGAGCCGCTGTCCGATACCTCCCAAGTCATTGCCATAGCTTTTCCGACCTTGGGGACCATTCTGAAAGAAGTCCATGGGCCGAATACAAATCTCTCAAAGCCTGTAAGTGGTCTGATCCTGTCTCTGGTTTTGCCAGAAGGTCTGAAAGAAGTCATACTCACCTttgaaaaaatcaataaatcccagAGCACTAGCATCCAGTGTGTCCGCTGGCATTCTGAGAAAAGGCAGTGGGATGAGAGCCCATGTAATACGGTGTGGGATACCAACGGCGTGGTGAATTGCCTCTGTAACTACAGCAGAGCTTCAATGTCTTTCTCCCTTCTCATGTCGTCCAGACCTGTAAAGGACAAGGTTCTGAACTATATCACTTTCATTGGGCTCAGTGTCTCCATCTTTAGCTTGGTGGTCTGCCTGGCCATTGAAGCTGTGGTTTGGTCCCGGGTGGTTATAACAGAGATATCATACATGCGCCACGTGTGCATCGTGAACATTGCGGTGTCCCTCCTGACTGCGAATGTGTGGTTCATCATTGGCTCCAATGCAAATGTCCAGGAGGACCACAAGTGGTGTGTGGCTGTGACATTTTTCAgccacttttttttcctctctctgttcttctggaTGCTCTTCAAAGCATTGCTCATAGTCTATGGAATACTGGTTGTTTTCCGAAGGATGGTGAAGTCTCGTATGATGGCCATTGGCTTTGTTGTCGGCTACGGGTGTCCCCTGGTGATTGCTGTCATTACAGTTACTGTCACAGAGCCTGGGGAAGGCTACATCAGAAAAGATGCCTGCTGGCTTAACTGGAACCAAACCAAAGCCCTTTTGGCATttgccatcccagccttggccatTGTGGCTGTGAATTTCTTTGTGGTTCTGGCGGTTgctgtgaacacacagaggcctcTGATTGGCAGTTCAAAATCTCAGGATATGGCCATAGTGATCAGGATCAGCAAAAATGTTGCCATCCTCACCCCGCTGCTAGGACTGACCTGGGGTTTTGGTTTAGCAACCTTGCTAGAAGGCACACACCTGGTGTTCCACGTAATCTTTGCCTTGCTCAATGCTTTCCAG GGCTTCTTCATTTTGCTATTTGGCACCATTATGGATCACAAG ATAAGGGATGCTCTGAGGATGAGAGTGTCTTCAATGAAGGGGAAGTCAAGGGCAGTAGAG AAAGCATCCTTAAGCCCGGCCAATGGATCCAAAGTGCTGAACCGCTGA